Proteins co-encoded in one Schaalia radingae genomic window:
- a CDS encoding type IV toxin-antitoxin system AbiEi family antitoxin domain-containing protein yields MSMREMRTKLAELAAYQNGMFTAAQATCLGATGNRLARGVRLGRLERIASGVYKFAGTPPIVYEDTYAAWLAAIPAVEAWKRENTLYPNEAVVAAQSALELHGLTYYAYPKTCLVTTHRHRTRARHIYYRQRNIAHLNIERIDGMPVMTLEDALADMYSLVPDADNLGTAIDMLAEMGKATAPALLRQAFARHPRTTLPKGLDL; encoded by the coding sequence ATGTTCACAGCCGCGCAAGCCACGTGCCTAGGCGCCACTGGCAACCGACTCGCTCGCGGAGTCAGGTTGGGCAGACTGGAGAGAATTGCATCAGGCGTCTATAAATTCGCCGGCACACCACCCATCGTGTATGAGGACACCTACGCCGCATGGCTCGCAGCTATACCCGCAGTCGAAGCATGGAAGCGCGAAAACACGCTCTACCCAAACGAAGCCGTCGTCGCAGCCCAAAGCGCCCTCGAACTCCACGGACTCACCTACTACGCCTACCCTAAAACTTGCCTTGTCACAACCCACCGGCACCGTACCCGCGCCCGCCATATCTACTACCGTCAACGTAACATCGCACACCTGAACATCGAGCGCATTGACGGGATGCCCGTTATGACACTCGAAGACGCACTAGCCGACATGTATTCGCTCGTCCCCGACGCCGACAATCTTGGAACTGCGATCGACATGCTCGCTGAGATGGGCAAAGCCACCGCCCCTGCGCTTCTCCGACAAGCATTCGCGCGGCATCCTAGAACCACGTTGCCAAAAGGACTCGACTTGTAA